GAAAATCAAATTATTTTTTTGACAATCTTTCAATCAAAAGTCCTGGTCGGTAATCATTTTAAGCAATCTTGATATAGTCTGTAATATGGAATGTAATTTGGATTTACTCTGTTTTAATTGAATACTCGGAAGTAAATCAATCGAGATTTTAGCTACCTTTATTTGATTATTACAAAAGTACAGACTTCAAAAGAGATATGAATGAATCTCATCTCCGGAGAATGCAAAAAAATGCGAGTCTTAATCCAATATTCAGAATATTTCCAGGCGGGGATTCAGAAAGACTTTGTCTAATTGGAGATGTGCAACGAAAAATCAACCCGTTAGAAGGGAACAAAATGGTTGCTATAACCTGTGATGCTTTTTGCAGATGAAACTGAGAAAAAGTATATTTATCAGATAGGGAAAATGCTGAAAGGAAGTCCTTACAACAGTCATTGACCAGGGATGGTGTGGAGGAATGCTCCAGGCTTTTTTGAGGCATCCCGCATGTAACTCTTTCTCCTGTGAATGAAACCTTGACTGCAGCAATCTGGTTTGAACAAATGTGTGTCGCAATGCTCAAATGCATTCCTGCTCCAAGGAGAAGTAACAGAGTCAATATTGGTCCAACCTTTTTCATGCAATATATAAACACAAATTTAGAAAGATTGTTTGATTAAACGACTAATACTGGAAAAGATATTAGATTTACATGCAGGAAACATGGCGCTGGTTGTTTTGAAATAGGTAAACGGTTGAGACTAAATGATTTTTGATGCTTATTGTGTTTAAAATCAAAATAATATGGCGAAGACTAACATTGAAATTGCTCAGAGCATCTCATTAAAGCCTATTGAAAACATTGCCCAGCAACTTGGGCTTCCTCCGGGCGAAATTGAACTGTACGGCCGTTACAAGGCAAAAATTCCACTGCATTTTATACGGCCGGAGAAGATTGCTCAAAACCAACTGATCCTTGTTTCAGCAATTTCGCCTACCCCTGCCGGCGAAGGAAAAACTACCGTTTCCATTGGCCTGGCCCAGGGACTGAACAGACTGGGAAAGAAAACTACGGTAGTTCTCAGGGAACCTTCCCTTGGTCCGGTATTCGGAATGAAAGGAGGAGCTACCGGCGGCGGCTATTCCCAGGTTCTTCCCATGGAAGATATTAACCTGCATTTCAACGGTGATTTTGCCGCGGTGGAAAAAGCCCACAACCTGCTGGCTGCTCTTATTGACAACAACATTCAGAGCAAAAAAAGAAGCCTGAATATTGATCCGCGCACCGTTACCTGGCGCAGGGTGATGGATATGAACGACCGTTCACTGCGCAACATCATCGTGGGTCTTGGCGGAACATCCTCCGGCATTCCACGGGAAACCGGTTTTGATATTACGGCTGCATCAGAAGTCATGGCGATTTTATGCCTTGCTGAAAATATCAGTGATCTGAAAACACGCCTGGGAAATATTTTTATTGGCTTCACGTTCGACAAGAAACCTATTTATGCCAGGGATCTGAAGGCAAACGGCGCCATGGCGGCCTTGCTGAAGGATGCCATCAAACCCAACCTGGTGCAAACCATCGAAGGAACGCCGGCAATTATACACGGAGGTCCCTTTGCCAATATTGCCCAGGGAACAAATTCCGTTATTGCAACCAAAATGGGATTATCCTGGTCTGATTATGTGGTAACCGAAGCAGGATTCGGATTCGACCTGGGTGCCGAAAAATTCTTTGACATCAAATGCCGGTATGCAGGACTCTTTCCTGCAGCCGTCGTTCTGGTTGCTACGGTTAGAGCACTCAAATACCATGGAGGTGCCGACCTCAAAAACCTGCGGGAACCCGATATGGAAGCACTGGCCAAAGGCATTGAAAACCTGGGTAAACATATCGAAAACATTAAGTTGTTCAACATCTGCCCTGTCGTGGCCATTAACCGTTTCGAGTCCGATACGGAGGAGGAAATTCGTTTTGTTGCTGATTATTGCACTTCAAAAGGCGTTCAGGCCGAAGTGGCCGATGTGTTTGCCAGGGGTGGGGAAGGAGCTCTTGCCCTGGCCAGACGCGTAATCCTTACTGCCGAAAAGTGCCCGGGGGAATTTACCCCGCTGTACGACTGGAACTGGAGCGTGGAGAAAAAAATTGAAACAATTGCCAAAAAAATTTACGGGGCCGAAGCAGTTGACTATACCCCCAAAGCAAAAAATCACCTCCGCAAAATACTGGATCTTGGACTGCAGAATCTTCCCGTTTGCATTGCAAAAACCCAGAAATCCCTGTCCGATAACCCTGAACTGCTTGGAAGACCAAAAGATTTTGTGGTAACGGTGCGCGAAATTGAAATAGCCGCCGGAGCCGGATTCCTGATTCCTATAACAGGTGAAATTATGCGTATGCCCGGATTACCTGATGAACCCGCCGCTGAACACATTGATATTGATGAAAATGGCCAGATCACCGGGTTGTTTTAATATTTTCGTTGAGAAACCCGGCTAATTTTTGTGATGCCTGCCTCAGAAGATCCTTTGAATCACGAAGGATTTCCTCTGTACCTGGGGAATGGTCATAAAGCGTTATTACCTGCAGGATTCCCCGCGGAGGTTTGCTTTTCAGGGCGGAACTTGCAGTTCCGGCTATGACCAGCATGGGCTTCCCTTCTCTTATGGCCATTTGCCGGATTCCTTCCACGGTTTTTCCCTGCAGGGTCTGTTCATCATACCTGCCTTCCCCGGTTATTACCAGATCACATTTTTTCAGTTCTTCTCCGAAACCAGTCAGCCGTGCCACCATATCAAATCCGGGAAGCAGCAAGCCACGGCAAAAGGCCATCAGACCGAATCCCAGACCACCTGCAGCTCCTGCTCCGGGGATCATCGAATAATCTTTCCCTGTTTTTTGTTCAACCAGCTTCGCCAGCTTCTTTAGTCCATGGTCCAGAAGTCTGACGTCAGGCGGTGCTGCACCTTTCTGCGGCCCATATACAAAAGCCGCACCTTCTTTTCCGTAAAGCGGGGCTGCAACATCACAAAGAACCCTGACCCTGTTTTCAAAT
This DNA window, taken from Bacteroidales bacterium, encodes the following:
- a CDS encoding formate--tetrahydrofolate ligase, with the translated sequence MAKTNIEIAQSISLKPIENIAQQLGLPPGEIELYGRYKAKIPLHFIRPEKIAQNQLILVSAISPTPAGEGKTTVSIGLAQGLNRLGKKTTVVLREPSLGPVFGMKGGATGGGYSQVLPMEDINLHFNGDFAAVEKAHNLLAALIDNNIQSKKRSLNIDPRTVTWRRVMDMNDRSLRNIIVGLGGTSSGIPRETGFDITAASEVMAILCLAENISDLKTRLGNIFIGFTFDKKPIYARDLKANGAMAALLKDAIKPNLVQTIEGTPAIIHGGPFANIAQGTNSVIATKMGLSWSDYVVTEAGFGFDLGAEKFFDIKCRYAGLFPAAVVLVATVRALKYHGGADLKNLREPDMEALAKGIENLGKHIENIKLFNICPVVAINRFESDTEEEIRFVADYCTSKGVQAEVADVFARGGEGALALARRVILTAEKCPGEFTPLYDWNWSVEKKIETIAKKIYGAEAVDYTPKAKNHLRKILDLGLQNLPVCIAKTQKSLSDNPELLGRPKDFVVTVREIEIAAGAGFLIPITGEIMRMPGLPDEPAAEHIDIDENGQITGLF
- a CDS encoding glycerate kinase; translated protein: MRILIAPDKFKGSLDAGEVAETILDGLTAGGFRGNAILFPMADGGEGTVDILVRHSQGIYRSAVVNDPLFRKITARYGTDKEGKRAYIEMSAASGLTLLKEKERNCLYTTTYGTGELMLDAFRNGCEEIIVCLGGSATNDGGTGMAAALGYRFYDKSGNLVIPTGKNLVRIHDYDDVAIHDLVFENRVRVLCDVAAPLYGKEGAAFVYGPQKGAAPPDVRLLDHGLKKLAKLVEQKTGKDYSMIPGAGAAGGLGFGLMAFCRGLLLPGFDMVARLTGFGEELKKCDLVITGEGRYDEQTLQGKTVEGIRQMAIREGKPMLVIAGTASSALKSKPPRGILQVITLYDHSPGTEEILRDSKDLLRQASQKLAGFLNENIKTTR